The following are from one region of the Brienomyrus brachyistius isolate T26 chromosome 4, BBRACH_0.4, whole genome shotgun sequence genome:
- the LOC125740028 gene encoding uncharacterized protein LOC125740028: protein MEAGQRVQPNLSRNTVASVIRTFHRENRIEGRGHQGGRGPMFTRAQEAAIVNMVVANNCIRLREIQANIINDDRIFNNIHRVSLSTLARILKKKQVHMKQLYRVPFDRNSERVKHLRSEYVERVLQMDAEQIQHEFIYVDEAGFNLAKTRRRGRNVIGHRAITNVPGQRGGNITLCAAITQNGVLHHHANLGPYNANLILAFLDRLHEIVTALNKVDQMRYIVVWDNVSFHRAALVQNWFHGHPNFEVLYLPPYSPFLNPIEEFFSAWRWKVYDLRPYDRLPLIQAMEQACDQIDAASVQGWIRHSSRFFQRCLANEDIACDVDEILWPDPARRRDEE from the exons ATGGAAGCTGGACAAAGAGTTCAACCAAATCTCAGCAGAAATACTGTTGCGTCAGTAATTCGGACATTTCATCGAGAAAACAG GATTGAGGGTCGAGGACACCAAGGTGGAAGGGGCCCTATGTTCACCCGTGCACAAGAGGCCGCCATAGTGAACATGGTTGTGGCCAATAATTGTATCAGGCTGCGAGAAATCCAAGCCAATATCATCAACGATGACCGTATTTTCAATAACATCCACCGAGTCTCTCTGTCAACATTAGCTCGAATCCTCAAGAAAAAGCAAGTACACATGAAGCAACTATATCGGGTACCATTTGACAGAAATTCAGAGCGAGTGAAACATCTGCGCtctgaatatgtggag AGAGTCTTGCAAATGGATGCAGAACAAATTCAGCATGAATTTATATATGTGGATGAGGCTGGATTTAACCTTGCAAAAACACGAAGACGAGGGAGAAATGTAATTGGACACAGGGCAATCACCAATGTGCCAGGGCAGCGAGGGGGTAACATCACCCTCTGCGCTGCTATCACACAAAATGGGGTCCTCCACCACCATGCAAATCTGGGACCCTATAATGCAAATCTAATACTTGCATTTCTTGACAGATTGCACGAGATTGTCACAGCATTAAACAAAGTGGACCAGATGCGGTACATTGTCGTTTGGGACAATGTCTCATTCCATCGGGCTGCTCTGGTCCAGAATTGGTTCCATGGTCACCCTAATTTTGAAGTGTTATACCTTCCCCCATACTCCCCCTTCCTGAATCCAATcgaagagtttttttcagcgTGGCGGTGGAAGGTATACGACCTGCGGCCCTATGACCGTTTGCCCCTCATTCAGGCCATGGAGCAGGCATGTGATCAAATCGACGCAGCTTCTGTGCAGGGGTGGATTCGTCACTCAAGCCGATTCTTCCAACGGTGCCTTGCCAATGAAGACATAGCCTGTGATGTGGATGAAATCTTATGGCCTGATCCAGCCAGACGGAGAGATGAGGAATAG